Proteins encoded in a region of the Streptomyces sp. NBC_01460 genome:
- a CDS encoding N-6 DNA methylase, translated as MSIADHTDQLHSQAEIAALAGVSRATITQWRRAPGFPPPQRGGESDLFHRAGVLAWLDERPVPGRLLQGDSEGTTFGARARAALAGKPQTVSDAPETVEPDMRPDPRDVDHVRALMGQLCERVRGAGSRVDYVNLLASLHFLRRFKGPEWDDVVTMSRTGEGSDGAAALLQHIAGGLDEQLRRHGMRPAMRQSLARLEPRSYNDLRHVVHLVGELGHRAFDLMLDEYELLAGLDSGEFFTPRAVADLMVRIAGENTEGEVPLSVYDPYTRGGELLAAATTWCAEQGVAPPRMEVCGITHGRDTAPLATMNLTLRGARPRVFVSSDRSPWNTATAFSGKRFDLVLSNPPFNMSDSTGEPRNEGNWPYGPPPLGNDNLAYVQHVLSSLEEGGTAAVIMPNKAGNSANKAEKAIRRAVVERGAMKAVVALPDRLFSHTSVPVSVWFLVHPSQACDDILFLDARQVGIPNRGKRTLRDEDVQAVVDAYRYAGGNRDGMGQSLLVPTTVVDRQTVQERDWSLSPMDHIDTHEPRRGAAEAAHAEVLHELEQRKREVREADLAAGVALERLEHEEGQDGPVEWERVVLSSLCGARTTTGGIQAGPSYSLLKKHMATVGGVPLVYPQNLREGRIEKLADDRRVAERAARSLDRFRLRPGDIVCVRTGAMGPPALVRDVGADWLMSTNVIRLRVDERHRDRVHPGYLAAYLGRPESVAWVRDRASATGAPSISAAALGNQPVLLPPYTEQQRVVAVLDALDAQAMAHSRLAEAVAATRTAVVERRMFSDLDQAARPEAGRRS; from the coding sequence ATGTCCATTGCTGACCACACGGATCAGCTCCATTCACAGGCGGAGATCGCCGCGTTGGCGGGCGTCTCCCGGGCGACCATCACGCAGTGGCGCAGGGCCCCCGGCTTCCCGCCCCCGCAGCGCGGCGGGGAGTCGGATCTGTTCCATCGGGCCGGCGTACTCGCCTGGCTGGACGAGCGGCCGGTGCCTGGGCGGCTGCTGCAAGGAGATTCGGAGGGCACGACGTTCGGTGCACGAGCGCGCGCGGCCCTGGCCGGGAAGCCGCAGACCGTCTCCGACGCGCCTGAGACGGTCGAGCCGGACATGCGGCCCGATCCACGTGACGTGGACCACGTGCGTGCGCTCATGGGGCAGCTGTGCGAACGGGTACGAGGCGCCGGCTCCAGGGTCGACTACGTGAACCTGCTTGCCTCGTTGCACTTCCTGCGGCGGTTCAAGGGCCCCGAATGGGACGACGTCGTCACGATGTCCCGTACCGGTGAGGGTTCGGACGGCGCCGCCGCTCTCCTCCAGCACATCGCCGGGGGACTGGACGAACAGCTACGGCGCCACGGCATGCGTCCGGCGATGCGTCAGTCGCTCGCGCGCCTCGAGCCCCGTTCGTACAACGATCTGCGCCACGTGGTGCACCTGGTCGGCGAACTCGGGCACAGGGCGTTCGACCTCATGCTCGACGAGTACGAGTTGCTGGCCGGCTTGGACAGTGGCGAGTTCTTCACCCCGCGCGCCGTGGCGGACCTCATGGTCCGTATCGCCGGGGAGAACACCGAGGGTGAAGTCCCCCTGAGCGTCTACGACCCGTACACCCGGGGCGGAGAGCTGCTCGCCGCCGCGACCACCTGGTGTGCCGAGCAAGGCGTGGCTCCGCCCCGGATGGAGGTCTGCGGAATCACTCACGGGCGTGACACCGCCCCTCTGGCGACCATGAACCTGACCCTTCGCGGTGCTCGGCCCCGTGTGTTCGTCTCCTCCGATCGGTCCCCCTGGAACACGGCCACGGCATTCTCCGGGAAGCGGTTCGACCTCGTCCTCAGCAACCCCCCGTTCAACATGAGCGACTCCACCGGGGAGCCACGCAATGAGGGCAACTGGCCTTACGGGCCTCCGCCGCTGGGCAACGACAACCTCGCCTATGTGCAGCACGTGCTGAGCTCGCTGGAGGAAGGCGGCACCGCTGCCGTGATCATGCCCAACAAGGCCGGCAACTCGGCGAACAAGGCGGAGAAGGCCATCCGCCGAGCTGTGGTGGAGCGCGGCGCGATGAAGGCTGTCGTCGCCCTCCCGGACCGCTTGTTCTCCCACACGTCCGTACCGGTGTCGGTGTGGTTCCTGGTCCATCCGTCGCAGGCCTGCGACGACATCCTGTTCCTGGACGCCCGCCAGGTGGGAATCCCGAACCGGGGAAAGCGCACCCTCCGGGACGAGGACGTCCAAGCCGTGGTCGACGCCTATCGGTACGCAGGGGGCAACCGGGACGGCATGGGGCAGAGTCTGCTCGTACCGACCACGGTCGTCGACAGGCAGACGGTTCAGGAACGGGACTGGTCGCTCAGCCCCATGGACCACATCGACACGCACGAACCCCGCCGGGGCGCCGCCGAGGCGGCCCACGCAGAAGTCCTGCACGAGCTGGAGCAGCGGAAGCGAGAGGTGCGGGAGGCGGACCTGGCCGCGGGAGTCGCTCTGGAGCGGCTGGAGCACGAGGAAGGACAGGACGGCCCCGTCGAGTGGGAGCGCGTGGTGCTGTCCAGCCTGTGCGGGGCCAGGACCACTACGGGAGGGATCCAGGCAGGGCCGTCCTACAGCCTGCTGAAGAAGCACATGGCGACCGTGGGCGGTGTGCCGCTCGTCTATCCCCAGAACCTGCGCGAGGGCCGGATCGAGAAACTGGCCGATGACCGGCGAGTCGCGGAGAGGGCTGCTCGCAGTCTGGACCGCTTCCGACTGCGGCCCGGGGACATCGTCTGTGTCCGAACCGGTGCCATGGGCCCGCCGGCTCTGGTACGGGATGTGGGGGCCGACTGGTTGATGAGCACCAATGTGATCCGGCTGCGGGTGGACGAGAGGCACCGAGACCGCGTCCACCCGGGATATCTCGCGGCCTACTTGGGGCGGCCCGAGTCGGTCGCCTGGGTACGGGACCGGGCAAGTGCGACGGGTGCGCCATCTATCAGTGCCGCGGCACTGGGCAACCAGCCCGTGCTGCTTCCTCCGTACACGGAACAACAACGCGTCGTCGCCGTCCTCGACGCGCTCGACGCTCAGGCGATGGCCCACAGCCGTCTCGCCGAAGCGGTCGCTGCCACCCGCACCGCCGTGGTGGAGCGCCGGATGTTCTCCGATCTCGATCAGGCCGCTCGGCCGGAGGCCGGAAGGCGCTCATGA
- a CDS encoding AfsR/SARP family transcriptional regulator, which translates to MRIRVLGPLNADVNGVSIVPTAGKPRQILSLLALYPGQIMPVPTLMEEIWGADPPVSALTTLQTYILQLRRRLGTAMGPDAPHTAKDVLATRHGGYVLQIPTDSADVHEYERRVSAGQAAFEAGDDEGAAQTLRQALALWRGPALVDVRVGPALTIEVLRLEESRLVTVERRIDADLRLGRHCEITAELRDLTARHPHHEGLHSQAMVALYRSGRQAAALDLYRKLRMRLIEELGVEPSPQMQRMHQAMLAVDPALDLSTGPRRGSTFDLYAA; encoded by the coding sequence ATGAGGATCCGGGTTCTGGGGCCGCTCAATGCTGACGTCAATGGTGTCTCCATCGTTCCCACAGCGGGAAAACCCCGACAAATCCTGTCGCTTCTCGCGCTGTACCCGGGGCAGATCATGCCTGTGCCGACGCTGATGGAGGAGATCTGGGGCGCTGACCCGCCGGTCAGCGCCCTGACGACGCTGCAGACCTACATATTGCAGCTGCGGCGCCGGCTGGGCACTGCCATGGGACCCGATGCGCCGCACACCGCCAAGGACGTACTCGCCACCCGGCACGGCGGATATGTGCTGCAGATCCCGACGGACAGCGCGGACGTGCACGAGTACGAGCGAAGGGTGTCGGCGGGGCAGGCGGCCTTCGAAGCCGGGGACGACGAAGGCGCCGCCCAGACCCTGCGTCAGGCTCTTGCCCTCTGGCGGGGGCCCGCCCTGGTCGACGTGCGCGTCGGCCCCGCGCTCACCATAGAGGTGCTCCGGTTGGAGGAGAGCAGGCTGGTCACGGTGGAGCGACGCATAGACGCCGACCTACGCCTGGGGCGGCACTGCGAGATCACCGCCGAGCTCCGGGACCTGACGGCACGCCACCCGCACCACGAAGGGCTGCACTCGCAGGCCATGGTGGCTCTGTACCGGTCGGGTCGGCAGGCTGCGGCTCTCGACCTCTATCGGAAGCTGCGGATGCGGCTCATCGAGGAGCTGGGCGTCGAGCCGTCGCCGCAGATGCAGCGTATGCACCAGGCAATGCTCGCAGTGGATCCTGCCCTCGACCTGTCCACCGGGCCCCGGCGCGGCTCGACCTTCGATCTCTACGCCGCCTGA
- a CDS encoding DNA primase family protein: protein MSSAESSRFDAAAAAQQMLDFEAAAPAWVPPQQVQAPAVTDTHALLPPMLTDRGNAKLFAQLYSDQFRHVEGLGWYCWDQFRWKRVGGEKAALWAAGDMAEQMSPTDPRGIFSDREIAQHRRRTMSTSGMKALLHQAKAAPVLSLDPDVLDGDAYSLCTPAGVVDLRNGRLHKPDPLRDLHSRATNVAPQATPTPRWHAFLDDTFGADTKGQEMIDFLHLLLGYSITGDVGAQVLPFLWGKGANGKSVLLDVMIQVMGDYADAAPPGFLMDKGNFAEHSTELTELHGRRIFVCSELKPNDKFDEARVKLLTGGDKIKARRMRQDYFSFTPTHKLWLLGNHQPEVGTGGHAFWRRIRLIPFERVVAADRKIDNLAGELVEEEGPGILHWLIQGAMRYLTSRDPLTGPSSVRLATAAYETTEDHIGRFLSEACARQGPDTGDLRVEQGLLYATYTAWCSSEGIRADTARAFAGRIRQEIGLASPAEMLKSSGKKYYPALALLPDDLVRPDGPAGRRV from the coding sequence ATGAGTAGCGCCGAGAGCAGCCGCTTCGATGCGGCCGCCGCCGCTCAGCAGATGCTCGACTTCGAGGCTGCTGCCCCCGCGTGGGTCCCTCCCCAGCAGGTACAGGCGCCTGCCGTGACGGACACGCATGCTCTGCTGCCGCCCATGCTCACCGACCGCGGCAACGCGAAGCTCTTCGCCCAGCTCTACAGCGACCAGTTCCGTCATGTCGAAGGCCTCGGCTGGTACTGCTGGGACCAGTTCCGGTGGAAGCGTGTGGGGGGCGAGAAGGCCGCTCTGTGGGCCGCCGGTGACATGGCCGAGCAGATGTCGCCCACGGATCCCCGAGGCATCTTCAGCGACCGTGAGATCGCCCAGCACCGCCGCCGGACCATGTCGACGAGCGGGATGAAGGCGCTGCTCCACCAGGCGAAGGCCGCACCCGTGCTCAGCCTGGACCCCGATGTCCTCGACGGCGACGCCTACTCGCTGTGCACACCGGCGGGCGTCGTCGACCTGCGTAACGGCCGCCTGCACAAGCCTGATCCGTTGCGGGACCTGCACTCCCGTGCCACCAACGTGGCTCCGCAGGCCACACCGACCCCCCGCTGGCACGCCTTCCTGGACGACACCTTCGGTGCCGACACCAAGGGCCAGGAGATGATCGATTTCCTGCACCTGCTGCTCGGGTACTCCATCACCGGAGACGTCGGCGCGCAGGTCCTGCCCTTCCTCTGGGGCAAGGGCGCCAACGGGAAGTCGGTCCTGCTCGACGTCATGATCCAGGTCATGGGGGACTACGCGGACGCTGCTCCGCCCGGCTTCCTGATGGACAAGGGCAACTTCGCGGAGCACTCGACGGAGCTCACGGAGCTGCACGGCCGCCGCATCTTCGTGTGCAGCGAGCTCAAGCCCAACGACAAGTTCGACGAGGCCCGGGTCAAGCTCCTGACAGGCGGGGACAAGATCAAGGCCCGCCGCATGCGGCAGGACTACTTCAGCTTCACCCCGACGCACAAGCTCTGGCTGCTCGGCAACCACCAGCCCGAGGTCGGGACGGGAGGCCACGCGTTCTGGCGGCGCATCCGTCTCATCCCCTTCGAACGAGTCGTCGCCGCCGACCGGAAGATCGACAACCTTGCCGGTGAGCTCGTGGAGGAGGAAGGCCCGGGCATCCTGCACTGGCTGATCCAGGGCGCGATGCGCTACCTCACCAGCCGTGACCCGCTGACAGGCCCGTCCTCCGTACGTCTGGCCACCGCCGCGTACGAGACCACCGAGGACCACATCGGGCGGTTCCTCAGCGAAGCGTGCGCGCGGCAGGGCCCGGACACCGGAGACCTGCGCGTCGAGCAGGGGCTCCTCTACGCGACCTACACCGCGTGGTGCAGCTCCGAGGGCATCAGGGCCGACACCGCGCGCGCCTTCGCCGGCCGTATCCGGCAGGAGATCGGGCTCGCGTCCCCCGCCGAGATGCTGAAGTCCAGCGGCAAGAAGTACTACCCGGCCCTGGCGCTGCTTCCGGACGACTTGGTCCGTCCTGACGGACCGGCAGGTAGACGCGTATGA
- a CDS encoding AfsR/SARP family transcriptional regulator → MDIEILGALIVTEGRVSITPTAPKARQVLALLAFFADQVVPVSALIEELWADRPPRSARTTLQTYVLQLRELITGALAAQGPGAVSAKDILVTCPGGYLLNTRGGTSDAKEFERLAGLGYRAVGEGDHADGARLLRDSLVLWRGAPFADVQLGKQMELEAARLEESRLCALDQRIEADLQLGRHRELLAELTVLVSRYRTHENLCRQFMIALQRSGRWSEALDVYRKLRGTLARESGLEPSVVLRQLHRSILLAHTHTGSTAAEPGSRVVRVV, encoded by the coding sequence GTGGATATCGAAATTCTGGGAGCTCTGATCGTGACGGAGGGCCGGGTCTCCATCACGCCCACCGCGCCGAAGGCGCGACAGGTGCTCGCACTCCTGGCGTTCTTCGCCGACCAGGTTGTGCCCGTGTCCGCGTTGATCGAGGAGCTATGGGCCGACAGGCCGCCGCGCAGCGCCCGTACCACCCTCCAGACGTACGTGCTCCAGCTGCGAGAGCTCATCACCGGCGCCCTGGCTGCACAAGGCCCTGGAGCCGTGTCGGCCAAGGACATCCTCGTGACGTGCCCTGGGGGCTATCTCCTGAACACCAGGGGCGGAACCAGCGACGCGAAGGAGTTCGAGAGGCTCGCAGGACTCGGCTACCGAGCCGTCGGCGAGGGCGATCACGCGGACGGTGCGCGGCTGCTGCGCGACTCGCTCGTGTTGTGGCGCGGGGCGCCCTTCGCCGACGTCCAGCTGGGCAAGCAAATGGAGTTGGAGGCCGCACGCCTGGAGGAGAGCCGGCTGTGCGCGCTCGACCAGCGCATCGAGGCGGATCTGCAACTGGGACGGCACCGGGAACTGCTCGCCGAGCTGACCGTTCTGGTCAGCCGGTATCGCACCCACGAGAACCTGTGCCGACAGTTCATGATCGCCCTGCAGCGCTCGGGCCGCTGGAGCGAAGCACTGGACGTCTACCGGAAGCTGCGCGGGACTCTCGCACGCGAGTCGGGCCTGGAACCTTCGGTCGTGCTTCGCCAACTGCACCGCTCGATACTGCTGGCCCACACCCACACAGGGTCAACGGCCGCTGAGCCCGGCTCCCGTGTGGTCCGTGTCGTCTGA
- a CDS encoding McrB family protein, which yields MARRPDGAEVAAVVQRVFCGGLRSGKSAFQPELAAWTEATASDLRARFVDRPDESSDTFLVKLRRQLTDAPDETIVLAAELLFVNMAPLVPEQIGLPKKLQTLREVLSWAGRPLDVPPDLEPALKGFLHGGQGFLNYRWAQFQILVLLVERLARAEPTEREALLKDPWGFRALCFGIQDSVGHKKGRAQIHVLLFTLFPDDFQPIASAHHKHEILKAFADELSGPTGNDDKDLLTLSRNLEVQVGQPVDFYDEPWVGRWRKGAVTHEQRGWLVRGHNVDGHDFIPAWLRQGYCSLSWREVPEIPVGATKQQVRQAVAEAMPEATAQLRGAAAYQLHVFLTVMQPGDLVVTVTPDEVHVGTVQGAPTYDASEGLDNARRLRVRWATADRPLVRADLPEKVQARLPLPPAVYDISSVAAELAERAGLENAVDDVLAEVDVTKPLEFPPITQELADELLMPLEWLRETAEQLQDQLQLVLHGPPGTGKTHVARALARHLAGPDRVQLVQFHPSYTYEDFFEGFRPVRGDGGSVMFDVSPGPFRLLAERARKDPANPYFLIIDEINRANLAKVFGELYFLLEYREEPITVQYSPHDPFHLPGNLFLIGTMNTADRSIALVDAAMRRRFAFRRLSPEKPPVQGLLARWLQARGLPDTAARLLDELNSRLGDADRAIGPSYLMKPGVARPGGLDLIWRTQILPLLEDQLYGTGVDVEAEYGLDSLRAAAAMPGPSAGFPSQAAAPQGRPVGSPLPAVES from the coding sequence GTGGCGAGACGACCGGACGGCGCCGAGGTCGCGGCCGTGGTGCAGCGAGTCTTCTGCGGCGGGTTACGGAGCGGGAAGTCCGCGTTCCAGCCGGAACTGGCAGCCTGGACCGAGGCGACCGCCTCCGATCTGCGCGCCCGATTCGTCGACCGGCCCGACGAATCGTCGGACACCTTTCTCGTCAAGCTGCGCCGGCAGCTCACCGACGCCCCCGACGAGACGATCGTCCTCGCCGCCGAACTGCTCTTCGTGAACATGGCCCCTCTGGTCCCCGAGCAGATCGGTCTTCCGAAGAAACTGCAGACCCTCCGCGAGGTGCTGTCCTGGGCCGGCCGCCCCCTGGATGTGCCCCCGGACTTGGAGCCCGCACTGAAGGGTTTCCTCCACGGTGGGCAGGGGTTCCTCAACTACCGCTGGGCGCAGTTCCAGATCCTGGTTCTCCTCGTCGAGCGGCTGGCCAGGGCGGAGCCCACGGAGCGGGAGGCACTCCTCAAAGATCCGTGGGGCTTCCGTGCCCTCTGCTTCGGCATCCAGGACTCGGTCGGCCACAAGAAGGGCCGTGCCCAGATCCATGTACTGCTCTTCACGCTCTTCCCGGACGACTTCCAGCCCATCGCCAGTGCCCACCACAAGCACGAGATCCTCAAGGCGTTCGCGGACGAGCTCTCCGGTCCCACCGGCAACGACGACAAGGACCTGCTGACGCTCAGCAGAAACCTGGAGGTCCAGGTCGGCCAGCCCGTCGACTTCTACGACGAGCCCTGGGTCGGCCGCTGGCGCAAGGGCGCCGTAACGCACGAGCAGCGCGGCTGGCTGGTCCGCGGCCACAACGTGGACGGGCACGACTTCATCCCGGCCTGGCTCAGGCAGGGCTACTGCTCGCTCTCCTGGCGGGAGGTCCCGGAGATCCCCGTCGGCGCCACCAAGCAGCAGGTCCGGCAGGCGGTCGCCGAGGCCATGCCCGAGGCCACCGCCCAGCTGCGCGGGGCGGCCGCCTATCAGCTGCATGTCTTCCTGACCGTCATGCAGCCGGGCGACCTGGTCGTCACCGTCACCCCGGACGAGGTACACGTCGGCACCGTGCAGGGCGCACCGACGTACGACGCCTCCGAGGGCCTCGACAACGCCCGCCGTCTCCGGGTGCGCTGGGCGACCGCCGACCGCCCCCTGGTCCGGGCCGACCTCCCCGAGAAGGTCCAGGCAAGGCTGCCGCTGCCGCCGGCGGTGTACGACATCAGCAGTGTGGCCGCCGAGCTGGCGGAGCGTGCGGGTCTGGAGAACGCGGTCGACGATGTACTCGCCGAGGTCGACGTCACCAAGCCCCTTGAGTTCCCGCCGATCACCCAGGAGCTGGCGGACGAACTGCTCATGCCGCTGGAGTGGCTGCGGGAGACCGCCGAACAGCTGCAGGACCAGCTTCAGCTGGTGCTCCACGGGCCGCCCGGCACCGGGAAGACCCACGTCGCCCGTGCGCTGGCCAGACATTTGGCGGGTCCGGACCGGGTGCAGCTGGTCCAGTTCCACCCCTCCTACACCTACGAGGACTTCTTCGAGGGCTTCCGTCCCGTTCGGGGCGACGGAGGCTCGGTGATGTTCGACGTGTCGCCCGGTCCGTTCAGACTGCTGGCCGAGCGGGCACGGAAGGACCCGGCGAATCCGTACTTCCTGATCATCGATGAGATCAACCGGGCCAACCTGGCGAAGGTCTTCGGCGAGCTGTACTTCCTGCTGGAGTACCGCGAGGAGCCCATCACCGTGCAGTACAGCCCGCACGATCCGTTCCATCTGCCCGGCAATCTCTTCCTCATCGGCACGATGAACACCGCCGACCGCTCCATCGCGCTGGTCGACGCGGCGATGCGCCGCCGCTTCGCCTTCCGCCGGCTGTCCCCCGAGAAGCCGCCGGTGCAGGGTCTGCTGGCGCGCTGGCTGCAGGCCCGCGGTCTCCCGGACACTGCCGCCCGGCTGCTGGACGAGCTGAACTCCCGCCTCGGCGACGCCGACCGTGCCATCGGCCCGTCGTACCTGATGAAGCCCGGCGTGGCCCGCCCCGGGGGCCTGGACCTCATCTGGCGCACCCAGATCCTGCCGCTCCTGGAGGACCAGCTCTACGGCACCGGCGTCGACGTCGAAGCGGAGTACGGCCTGGACTCCCTGCGGGCGGCCGCCGCGATGCCGGGCCCCTCGGCCGGATTCCCGTCGCAGGCCGCCGCCCCGCAGGGCCGGCCGGTCGGTTCCCCGCTCCCGGCCGTCGAATCGTGA
- a CDS encoding DUF6009 family protein, which yields MSSLLQESQLTHEANVVWLEDLDELDYVRQALDKSARRSGKPRYARDGRMVGYAELDRDAEANPDSGLFQRRTFFLLPHDRPNDPEGLYKEGAPGEAVDPRTIDPRRVGEKTPRSQGKHRNEIVPS from the coding sequence ATGAGCTCGCTGCTGCAGGAAAGCCAGCTCACACACGAGGCGAACGTGGTGTGGCTGGAAGACCTCGACGAACTCGACTACGTCCGCCAGGCGCTCGACAAGAGCGCCCGGCGTAGCGGCAAGCCCCGCTACGCCCGGGACGGACGGATGGTCGGCTACGCGGAGCTCGACAGGGACGCCGAGGCCAATCCCGACAGCGGGCTCTTCCAGCGTCGTACGTTCTTCCTGCTGCCCCACGACAGGCCGAACGACCCCGAGGGCCTCTACAAGGAAGGCGCCCCGGGCGAGGCCGTCGATCCACGGACGATCGACCCGCGGCGGGTGGGGGAGAAGACCCCGCGTTCGCAGGGGAAGCACAGGAACGAAATAGTGCCCTCCTGA
- a CDS encoding bifunctional DNA primase/polymerase, translating to MARWLAGRHWPVHPLAPGRKTPAANCDQCRVRSHEPSRCPCHERGLWCHGFHSATTDLARVEDWWSREPRAGVGVSCGPAHLVVLDVDAHAAQVPGRDRLLPGIPIPEQVDLSGLASGFDTLALLAAYRKEPNPAEDETTLRVRTPSGGLHIWYVNSEPAVSYRSSTGSSPRTALAWQVDVRAHGGYIVAPTTRTTAGAYTPVGAVRDPAPLPAWLSAELRRTGHVIQPPPVPGPRPAGQARRPRTGAVQALLQPLIETVRECAASAEGTGFTEKLNRAAYTAGGLAGAGYLNQSEARQELTEAAHYARPHQTRRSETIIDAALSAGASRPFHPKGLA from the coding sequence GTGGCACGTTGGCTTGCAGGCCGCCACTGGCCGGTCCACCCGCTGGCTCCGGGACGTAAGACGCCTGCCGCCAACTGTGACCAGTGCCGTGTCCGCAGCCACGAACCCTCGCGATGCCCCTGCCATGAACGAGGCCTGTGGTGTCACGGCTTCCACAGCGCGACGACCGACCTCGCGCGCGTCGAGGACTGGTGGAGCAGGGAGCCGCGCGCAGGCGTCGGTGTGTCGTGCGGACCGGCGCACCTCGTGGTCCTGGACGTGGATGCCCACGCGGCACAGGTACCAGGCCGTGACCGGCTCCTGCCGGGGATCCCGATCCCGGAACAGGTGGACCTCTCCGGGCTGGCTTCCGGCTTCGACACGCTCGCCCTCCTCGCCGCCTACCGCAAGGAACCGAACCCGGCGGAGGACGAGACGACCCTGCGTGTACGCACCCCCTCCGGGGGACTTCACATCTGGTACGTCAACTCCGAGCCTGCCGTCAGCTATCGCTCCTCCACCGGTTCCAGCCCCAGGACTGCCCTTGCCTGGCAAGTCGACGTACGGGCTCATGGCGGATACATCGTGGCCCCCACCACTCGTACGACAGCGGGTGCCTACACCCCCGTCGGAGCGGTCAGGGACCCTGCCCCGCTCCCAGCTTGGCTCTCTGCCGAACTGCGCCGTACCGGCCATGTCATACAGCCGCCCCCGGTTCCCGGCCCGAGGCCGGCCGGGCAAGCACGGCGCCCGAGGACCGGCGCCGTGCAGGCGCTCTTGCAGCCGCTCATCGAGACCGTTCGTGAATGTGCGGCCTCAGCCGAAGGGACAGGCTTCACCGAGAAACTCAACCGCGCCGCGTACACGGCCGGAGGGCTCGCAGGAGCGGGGTACCTGAACCAGTCCGAAGCCCGCCAAGAACTGACAGAAGCCGCTCACTATGCTCGTCCCCATCAGACCCGCCGTAGTGAGACGATCATCGACGCAGCCCTTTCCGCAGGCGCCAGCCGCCCGTTCCATCCCAAAGGACTCGCATGA
- a CDS encoding McrC family protein, whose translation MSADLTLTVQETGPGSAYELTGDQVAALVAVPDLVRLTPAPGGRWNVRGNQKVGLIRLPTRSGGAVHLRLRPKLPIRDLLFLLSYSSTDPWHPEPVTAATADDLLPALADLLARTARRTLEAGVLHGYSEVAEELPLIRGRIRTTDQLRRTGLPLPISVRYDDHTPDIPENRILLAALNLAAHLPGVLDSTRLTLRHLAHRLHGVRAPHPGQPLPTWIPTRLNARYAPALRLAELLLSGRSVRQEGGVPIPADGFLLDLPKVFERFVTVTLGEALARHGIRCAPQDVHRLDEARRAAFRPDLVLYRGGRPISVMDAKYTYLKVTSPPVEHLYQLLAYCTALGISRGHLIYAAAGPGTAPTDHVIRCSSVTITAHALNLNDPPAGLLAQMAALAALAGRTATAAPPASPGQACKAAHSSQLREIEGASAPPQ comes from the coding sequence GTGAGCGCCGACCTCACCCTCACCGTCCAGGAGACCGGCCCCGGCAGCGCGTACGAACTGACCGGCGACCAGGTGGCGGCCCTGGTCGCCGTGCCGGACCTGGTACGGCTGACCCCGGCACCGGGCGGGCGCTGGAATGTGCGGGGCAACCAGAAGGTGGGCCTGATCCGTCTGCCCACCCGGTCCGGCGGAGCGGTCCACCTCCGGCTGCGCCCCAAACTCCCCATCAGAGACCTCCTCTTCCTCCTCTCCTACTCCTCCACCGACCCCTGGCACCCGGAGCCGGTCACCGCGGCGACAGCCGACGACCTCCTCCCCGCCCTCGCCGACCTGCTGGCCCGCACCGCCCGCCGCACCCTGGAGGCGGGCGTCCTGCACGGCTACAGCGAGGTGGCCGAGGAGCTGCCCCTGATCAGGGGCCGTATCCGCACCACGGACCAACTCCGCCGCACCGGTTTGCCGCTGCCGATATCGGTCCGGTACGACGACCACACCCCGGACATCCCCGAGAACCGCATCCTGCTGGCTGCCTTGAATCTGGCCGCTCACCTGCCGGGCGTACTGGACTCGACCCGCTTGACCCTCCGCCACCTCGCCCACCGCCTTCACGGTGTCCGCGCGCCTCACCCCGGCCAACCGCTTCCCACCTGGATCCCGACGAGACTCAACGCCCGCTATGCCCCGGCCCTCAGGCTGGCTGAACTCCTTCTGTCCGGCCGCTCGGTACGACAGGAAGGAGGCGTTCCGATCCCGGCGGACGGCTTCCTGCTGGACCTGCCGAAGGTCTTCGAACGCTTTGTGACGGTGACACTCGGCGAAGCCCTGGCCCGCCACGGCATCCGCTGCGCTCCCCAGGACGTCCACCGCCTGGACGAGGCGCGCCGGGCCGCTTTCCGCCCCGACCTGGTTCTGTACCGCGGGGGCCGTCCGATCTCGGTGATGGACGCGAAGTACACGTACCTCAAGGTCACGTCCCCACCCGTGGAACACCTCTACCAGCTCCTGGCCTACTGCACCGCCCTGGGCATCAGCCGCGGCCACCTCATCTACGCGGCGGCCGGCCCGGGCACGGCCCCCACCGACCACGTGATCCGCTGTTCCTCCGTCACGATCACCGCTCACGCCCTGAACCTGAACGATCCCCCAGCCGGCCTCCTGGCGCAGATGGCCGCCCTGGCCGCCCTGGCCGGCAGAACGGCGACGGCCGCCCCGCCAGCTTCGCCCGGGCAGGCATGCAAGGCCGCCCATAGCTCACAACTCAGAGAAATCGAGGGCGCGAGCGCGCCCCCGCAGTAG